A region of Stegostoma tigrinum isolate sSteTig4 chromosome 5, sSteTig4.hap1, whole genome shotgun sequence DNA encodes the following proteins:
- the LOC132209616 gene encoding uncharacterized protein LOC132209616 codes for LTPQSPSQPSPSLTPQSPSQPSPSLTPQPPSQPSPSLTPQSPSQPSPPSPSLTPQPPPQPSPSLTPQPPPQPSPSLTPQSPQPSPSLTPQPPSQPSPSLTPQPPSQPSPSLTPQSPPQYWDYSGGPWAEVTLIFSLQRYSQKKA; via the exons ctaaCACCACAATCACCATCAcagccatcaccatcactaaCACCACAATCACCATCAcagccatcaccatcactaacaccacaaccaccatcacagccatcaccatcactaaCACCACAATCACCATCAcagccatcacca ccatcaccatcactaaCACCACAACCGCCACCACAGCCATCGCCATCACTaacaccacaaccaccaccacagccatcaccatcactaaCACCACAATCACCAcagccatcaccatcactaaCACCACAACCACCATCACAGCCATCGCCATCACTAACACCACAACCACCATCAcagccatcaccatcactaaCACCACAATCACCACCAca GTACTGGGATTATTCAGGAGGTCCCTGGGCAGAAGTAACTCTGATTTTCAGCCTGCAGAGGTATTCCCAAAAAAAGGCCTAG